Proteins encoded by one window of Blastopirellula marina:
- a CDS encoding carboxypeptidase-like regulatory domain-containing protein, whose translation MHKRTNALMLSITICLGILLGCSGSGMLPVEGTVTLDGKPLDGAAISFVPAEGGRPCSGQTDAQGHFTLASYVAGDGVPPGEYKVTVVKLDARRKAEAAPVEEGTDGGEEQVMGNIEQAVKFLTPMKYSSPATTDLKVEVTANMEPVQIDLKSGR comes from the coding sequence ATGCACAAGCGAACTAATGCGCTGATGTTGTCGATCACTATTTGCCTGGGCATTTTGCTGGGATGCTCAGGCAGTGGAATGCTGCCGGTCGAAGGAACGGTAACGCTTGATGGCAAGCCGCTGGATGGGGCCGCGATCAGCTTCGTTCCGGCCGAAGGGGGTCGTCCCTGCTCGGGGCAAACCGACGCCCAGGGTCACTTCACGCTGGCTTCGTACGTTGCTGGCGACGGTGTTCCTCCGGGCGAATACAAGGTGACCGTCGTCAAGCTCGATGCCCGTCGTAAAGCCGAAGCCGCCCCGGTTGAAGAAGGCACGGACGGAGGAGAAGAGCAGGTGATGGGCAACATCGAACAGGCCGTCAAGTTTCTGACGCCGATGAAGTATTCGTCCCCGGCAACCACCGACTTGAAAGTGGAAGTGACCGCGAACATGGAGCCGGTACAGATCGACCTGAAATCGGGGCGTTAG